ATGTCATTATAGTTATATCTTCTAGGCCTCTCTGCTCAGTAGCAAAAGCATGCCAGTTCCACTCTAATGTGTAATATCAAGAGATAAACTACTAAAGCTTGAAATTTTTAACCAATGGCATTGACGTTtgatttttcctttctttccaaATTCAAAGCTTGAAACATGGCCTTCACAGCCTGGTTTCAGTTTTAGGGACAGTTGAAGTTTACACACATATGCTTCTGTTAATTAGATGGAGGATAATCCAAAAAATAGGGTAGTGTGGACAACTCTTGAGAGGAACAATGAAATCTTGTGATATTCAATATTCATGAGTTATCAGTAGTAGTAGTATTGATGGTACAGATTAATTATATATACTAGTAGTTCTAAACTAATATAACAGCTTAACAGATTGACATAACTAACTACTAGCTATCTTTAGTAGGTTCTTGTTCTTGATCTCCTATTGTATCCTTTAGCCAAAAATCAGTGTGAATTAGCGGGTCCAAGTTCCTTGATTTTGGTTTCTGCAAGTTATGGGATCTGTTAAAATATATACAGGATCACACAACTGCGAAAGTATGTATAACTGTTGGCTGATCTGGAAATTGTAATTTATTTGTTCAGGGAATTGATCGTGAAAGAGTGGAGAAAATGGAGGCTCGGTTGAAAGAAGATATACTTCGGGAAGCTAACCACTATGGCAATGCCATAATGGTTATTCATGAAACAGATGATGGCCATATAAGTGATGCTTGGGAGCATGTCACGCCTGACATGGTTCAGACTCCACTTGAAGTTTTTAAAAGCCTCGAGGCTGATGGGTTTCCTATTAAATATGCGCGAGTTCCCATCACTGATGGAAAAGCTCCTAAAAGTTCTGATTTCGACACAATGGCATGTAATATTGCTTGTGCTGCAAAGGATACTGCTTTTGTCTTCAATTGTCAGGTAACTATaatctctctcttattttgcaTTGTCAATGTCCATTCTGCGTTTCTGTCTACTGGTTTCTTTTTCACTTCTTGCTGCTAATATCTCACTACTATAACAGATGGGTAGGGGCAGGACAACCACTGGTACTGTTATAGCTTGCCTTGTGAAGCTTCGAATTGATTATGGTAGGCCCATTAAAATACTAGGTGATGATGTGACCCATGAAGAATCAGATAGTGGTTCCTCAAGTGGAGATGAAGCTGGGGGCAATGCCACTGCATTAACCTCCGATACTTTGCAAATAACAACAGATGAGAAACAAAGCCGTGTCTTTGGTATAAATGACATCCTCTTGCTGTGGAAGATAACAACATTATTTGAAAATGGTGTTGAATGTCGGGAAGCCTTAGATGCTATTATTGATAGATGTTCTGCTCTTCAAAACATTCGTCAAGCTGTTCTGAAGTATAGAAAAGTATTCAATCAACAGCACGTTGAGCCTAGAGTAAGGAGGGTAGCTTTGAATCGTGGTGCTGAGTACCTAGAGAGGTACTTCCGTTTAATTGCTTTCGCAGCATATCTTGGAAGTGGAGCATTTGATGCGTTCTGTGGACAAGGAGGATCCAAAATGACATTTAAGGTTTGGTTGCACCAGAGGCCAGAGGTGCAGGCTATGAAATGGAGCATCAGGCTGAGGCCAGGGCGATTTTTCACTGTCcctgtaaatatttttctactttAGAACTATTATTTTCCCTCAATTTGAAGTTGAATTCTTCAATAACCAATCTGCATTATAGGAAGAGTTGAGGCAACCACAAGAATCTCAGCATGGAGATGCAGTGATGGAGGCTATTGTCAAGTCCCGAAATGGTTCTGTTCTCGGGAATGGTTCCATTCTGAAAATGTATTTCTTTCCTGGTCAGAGAACTTCCAGTAACATACAAATACATGGTGCACCAAATGTTTACAAGGTATGCTTACTTAATTACTACTAAAAAACTAACTATCATCAAGTTTGTGATGCCAGAGGGTAAGGCTACACGTCCAGTGGGGACATCAGGATCATCCAAGTGTAGGTAGAATTAGCATCTTTAATGTTTTATGGTGCAAAGTTATTGTGAAAACTGTTGTCTGCACAACTGCATTATTtcaattagtaaataatttacTTAACCGATTATTCTACAGAAAAAAATGGTGTTAgtacattattattttatattatattcatCATTTTAACATTCAAAAAGTTGTTTTCTAACTATGGGATCATGATATGACAGTTAAGCCTACCAAACTTTGCTTATTAATATGCAAAAGTTATTAAACACGTGTGATTGTGAGAACCACTAAAGAAGTGAAATGACAATCTTACCATCATATGCTTACCGCTAGCTGCTCTGTCATTTTTGATCTTGGAGGCTTATGTGAACTTCCTTTGGTGATTACAGTAATGCTATTATGCCTAAAagttgctttttttttaatttttttcaggttGATGAATACCCTGTGTATAGCATGGCAACTCCAACCATCACTGGCGCCAAGGAGATGCTAACCTATTTGGAAGCTAAGCCTACAACTGCCTTAACTGCTAGAAAAGTTATATTAACTGATGTGAGGGAGGAAGCAGTTGTTTATATCAATGGTACTCCCTTTGTCCTAAGGGAGTTAAACAAACCTGTTGATACTCTCAAGTATGTGGGAATCACTGGTCCCGTGGTAAGACATCTTGTTCAGTTGTCTATCGTTATCATATCAAAGAATTCACGTGTTTCACAACTCATGGTAAATAAAATGCAGGTGGAGCACATTGAAGCTCGGTTGAAAGAAGATATACTAGCTGAAATAAGACATTCTGGAGGCCGAATGCTACTACACCGTGAAGAATATAACCCTTCAACAAATCAATCTGATGTGGTTGGATACTGGGAAAACATTTCGGCAGATGATGTGAAGACACCTTCAGAAGTTTATTCTGCTCtaaaagatgatggatatgaTATTGTCTACCAGAGGATCCCCTTAACACGAGAAAGGGATGCTTTAGCCTCAGATGTTGATGCAATTCAGTATTGTAAAGATGAGTAAGTATTCTCGTCAGTAATGCATCTATCTTGTAAAGTTGGCTGACATTTTTGTCCTTGTGTTGGCTGTGCTTATTCTTGTGTCAGTTTTGGCTTATCCGTAGTATTATATGGTCCTATTCTAGTGTGTTAAATGCATTGTAGCCAATAGCAGCATTGCCTTTAATATGCTCCCTACTTCCAATTGCATTTACATGCAAACTGTCTAGAAATTGTAATCTTTgtatatcaatattttaaaatactatttCATTTAATATAATAGTATACTTCTAAACTCTTCCTGATTGTAGTTCTGCAGGGAGTTATCTTTTTGTATCACACACAGGTTTTGGTGGAGTTTCATATGCAATGGCCATCATCTGTTGTAGACTTGGTGCTGAGGCAAACTTTGCATCCACAGTCCCACAGCCATTATATGGTCCCCACATATGTGCAGTGTCTGAAGAGACTCTGCCATCCCGAGCTTCTGATGAAACAGCACTCAGGATGGGCGACTATCGTGACATTTTGAGCCTTACAAGAGTCCTCATATATGGTCCCCAAAGCAAAGCAGATGTTGATGTTGTCATTGAAAGGTTATCATCCAAAGCCTGATAATTTTATGATTGGAGAAATTTGTTTTTGGCAATATAGTAGTATAAGGACTTCGTTGATGTTTAATTGAAGGCACtgaacattttttcttttattcaatagATGTGCAGGTGCAGGGCATATTCGAGATGATATTCTTCATTACAG
This portion of the Arachis duranensis cultivar V14167 chromosome 6, aradu.V14167.gnm2.J7QH, whole genome shotgun sequence genome encodes:
- the LOC107492263 gene encoding uncharacterized protein LOC107492263 (The sequence of the model RefSeq protein was modified relative to this genomic sequence to represent the inferred CDS: added 4 bases not found in genome assembly), with the translated sequence MSIPKEPEQVMKMRGGSVLGKKTILKSDHFPGCQNKRLSPQIEGAPNYRQADSLHVHGVAIPTIDGIRNVLKHIGAQKQGKRAHVLWISLREEPLVYINGRPFVLREVERPFSNLEYTGINRERVEQMEARLKQDILLEAARYGNKILVTDELPDGQMVDQWEPVSCNSVKTPLEVYEELQVEGYLVDYERVPITDEKSPKEQDFDILVHKVFQADVNTEIIFNCQMGRGRTTTGMVIATLVYLNRIGASGIPRSNSIGRISQSMTNIADHLPNSEEAIRRGEYGVIRSLIRVLEGGLEGKRQVDKVIDRCASMQNLREAIATYRNSILRQPDEMKREASLSFFVEYLERYYFLICFAVYIHSERAALESSAAGHSSFADWMRARPELYSILRRLLRRDPMGALGYSSLQPSLKKIAESTDGRPCEMGVVAALRNGEVLGSQTVLKSDHCPGCQNPSLPERVDGAPNFREVPGFPVYGVANPTIDGIRSVIRRIGSSKGGRPVLWHNMREEPVIYINGKPFVLREVERPYKNMLEYSGIDRERVEKMEARLKEDILREANHYGNAIMVIHETDDGHISDAWEHVTPDMVQTPLEVFKSLEADGFPIKYARVPITDGKAPKSSDFDTMACNIACAAKDTAFVFNCQMGRGRTTTGTVIACLVKLRIDYGRPIKILGDDVTHEESDSGSSSGDEAGGNATALTSDTLQITTDEKQSRVFGINDILLLWKITTLFENGVECREALDAIIDRCSALQNIRQAVLKYRKVFNQQHVEPRVRRVALNRGAEYLERYFRLIAFAAYLGSGAFDAFCGQGGSKMTFKVWLHQRPEVQAMKWSIRLRPGRFFTVPEELRQPQESQHGDAVMEAIVKSRNGSVLGNGSILKMYFFPGQRTSSNIQIHGAPNVYKVDEYPVYSMATPTITGAKEMLTYLEAKPTTALTARKVILTDVREEAVVYINGTPFVLRELNKPVDTLKYVGITGPVVEHIEARLKEDILAEIRHSGGRMLLHREEYNPSTNQSDVVGYWENISADDVKTPSEVYSALKDDGYDIVYQRIPLTRERDALASDVDAIQYCKDDSAGSYLFVSHTGFGGVSYAMAIICCRLGAEANFASTVPQPLYGPHICAVSEETLPSRASDETALRMGDYRDILSLTRVLIYGPQSKADVDVVIERCAGAGHIRDDILHYSKAFQKFTDDDDEKRAYLMDMGIKALRRYFFLITFRSYLYCTSPSDMEFSAWMDARPELGHLCNNLRIDK